Proteins found in one Terribacillus sp. DMT04 genomic segment:
- a CDS encoding Na+/H+ antiporter NhaC family protein, whose translation MKKGNPWALIPFLVFLILFIGSGIITGDFYAFPVIVAIAIAGAVALAMNRKETFARKVDIFCQGAGNLNVMMMVVIFLLAGAFSATAKGMGAVDATVNFALSFVPQNLLIVGLFIIACFISLAMGTSVGTIAALAPIGVGISDQTELSVAFVTAAIVGGAMFGDNLSFISDTTITAVRSQGVKMKDKFKVNFWIVVPAAIVTSIILGVMTIGETAQVDHVGYNWVKILPYISVIIFALAGMNVFLVLALGIVFSGVIGLVDGSYQMMTLFQTIGDGIAGMYEIAFLAILIAGMVAVIKHNGGIDFLLHLSTRKIKSQKGAEFSVAGLVGLTNLSTANNTISILITGPLAKNISDKYGIDPRKTASILDIFSCTIQGLIPYGAQLLAAASVAGISPVSILQYSYYPILIGICGSIAILLGYPRKKKD comes from the coding sequence ATGAAAAAAGGAAATCCATGGGCACTCATCCCATTTCTTGTTTTTTTGATTTTATTTATTGGTTCAGGAATTATTACGGGTGATTTTTATGCATTTCCGGTTATTGTAGCTATTGCTATTGCGGGTGCTGTGGCATTGGCGATGAATCGAAAAGAAACTTTTGCACGAAAGGTTGATATTTTTTGCCAAGGCGCAGGTAATTTAAATGTCATGATGATGGTTGTTATTTTTCTTCTAGCTGGGGCATTTTCAGCGACAGCAAAAGGCATGGGAGCTGTGGACGCTACAGTTAACTTCGCATTATCTTTTGTACCGCAAAACCTGCTTATTGTAGGTCTGTTCATTATTGCCTGCTTTATCTCTCTGGCTATGGGTACATCAGTAGGCACGATTGCGGCGTTAGCGCCAATCGGTGTGGGAATAAGCGATCAAACCGAACTTTCGGTAGCTTTCGTCACAGCGGCAATTGTTGGCGGAGCAATGTTTGGTGATAATTTATCCTTTATTTCAGATACGACAATCACCGCCGTTCGCTCGCAAGGTGTAAAAATGAAGGATAAATTTAAAGTGAATTTTTGGATTGTGGTGCCAGCAGCTATCGTAACCAGCATTATTCTAGGAGTAATGACAATAGGTGAAACAGCACAAGTAGACCATGTTGGTTATAATTGGGTAAAAATTCTGCCTTATATTTCCGTCATTATCTTTGCTTTAGCCGGAATGAATGTGTTCCTTGTTTTAGCATTAGGAATTGTTTTTTCTGGTGTTATAGGCTTGGTTGATGGCAGCTATCAAATGATGACGCTTTTCCAAACGATAGGAGACGGAATCGCCGGTATGTATGAAATCGCCTTTCTCGCTATCTTAATAGCTGGAATGGTAGCAGTTATTAAACACAATGGCGGGATTGACTTTCTGCTTCACCTCTCTACACGAAAAATCAAGTCACAAAAAGGTGCTGAATTTAGTGTAGCGGGACTTGTAGGTCTTACGAATTTATCGACGGCTAACAATACGATCTCTATTTTAATTACCGGACCGCTTGCAAAGAATATATCTGATAAGTATGGAATTGATCCGCGAAAAACCGCAAGTATTTTAGATATCTTCTCTTGTACCATCCAAGGGCTAATTCCATACGGTGCGCAATTACTGGCAGCTGCTAGCGTAGCGGGTATATCGCCAGTAAGCATCTTGCAATATTCCTACTACCCAATCCTTATTGGTATTTGCGGTAGCATTGCGATACTTCTCGGATATCCGAGAAAGAAGAAAGACTAA
- the rhaS gene encoding rhamnose ABC transporter substrate-binding protein, with protein sequence MKKIAKWVGLIVLVCMLAACSQGAPESNGASGNTDDGPKKYAFVFKNTGNPYGEKMQEGFESAVKELGGEVILRSPDQPTAEGQIQIIEQLITQKVDVIAVAGNDPDALEPALKKARNQGIKVLSVDSAVNAASRDIHVNQANPERIGRVQIEAVSEMIGGEGQIAVLSATSQATNQNEWIEWMKKELEKEEYKNIELVKVAYGDDLRDKSVSETEALLKSYPDLKAIIAPTTVGIAAAGKVLTDKGLEGEVALTGLGLPSEMATYIESGVSPWMYLWNPIDVGKAAAYTAYELGEDNISGELGEKVDLRDLGEVEVVEDGEGTQIMLGDPFKFDKNNIDEWKDVY encoded by the coding sequence ATGAAGAAAATAGCAAAGTGGGTAGGATTGATTGTATTGGTATGCATGCTGGCTGCTTGTAGCCAAGGAGCACCAGAATCCAACGGTGCATCCGGGAATACAGACGATGGGCCAAAGAAATATGCTTTTGTATTTAAGAACACAGGAAATCCTTATGGCGAAAAGATGCAGGAAGGCTTTGAGAGCGCAGTAAAAGAATTAGGCGGAGAAGTAATTTTAAGATCGCCGGATCAGCCAACTGCTGAAGGACAAATTCAGATTATTGAACAGTTAATTACGCAAAAAGTAGATGTAATTGCAGTCGCAGGTAATGACCCGGATGCACTCGAGCCTGCTCTGAAAAAGGCGAGAAATCAAGGAATCAAAGTATTGTCTGTCGATTCAGCAGTCAATGCAGCCAGCCGTGATATCCACGTGAACCAAGCGAACCCAGAACGAATCGGGCGCGTACAGATTGAAGCAGTGTCCGAAATGATAGGCGGCGAGGGACAAATTGCTGTATTGAGTGCAACGAGTCAGGCAACGAACCAAAATGAGTGGATCGAATGGATGAAGAAGGAACTGGAGAAAGAGGAATACAAAAATATTGAACTTGTAAAGGTAGCTTATGGAGACGACTTGCGAGATAAAAGTGTATCTGAAACAGAAGCACTGCTAAAATCATACCCAGATTTGAAAGCAATTATTGCACCAACCACAGTCGGTATTGCAGCAGCGGGCAAAGTGCTTACTGATAAAGGACTTGAGGGAGAAGTTGCGCTGACTGGTTTAGGGCTTCCAAGTGAAATGGCAACATATATTGAGAGTGGCGTCAGCCCTTGGATGTACCTTTGGAATCCGATTGATGTTGGTAAGGCAGCTGCGTATACAGCTTATGAACTAGGAGAGGATAACATAAGCGGCGAACTTGGCGAGAAAGTTGATTTGCGTGATCTCGGAGAAGTAGAAGTTGTGGAAGATGGGGAAGGCACACAGATTATGTTAGGCGATCCATTTAAGTTTGATAAAAACAATATCGATGAGTGGAAAGACGTATATTAA
- a CDS encoding ABC transporter permease translates to MEQKKQIYQPRTLETQLPFSWKRLFFQWEWMLLLILVAVMLFGSYVSPYFFNYPSLRDGTMVFLDKALIVFPMAMIMIMRDIDISVGSTVALSSVVMASLYTTAGLPMEVAIVACLVTGAVCGLINGLLIVKFKELSAVIVTLGTMILYRGIAYIILEDQAAGGFPEWFGFFGWGYVFGIPFLLIVFAAFAIVFGILLHQTTFGRKVFAIGNNPTASRFSGVRVDRIKVIVFMLAGLLAAITAIFLTSRMGSTRPNIATMYELDIIAMAALGGVSTAGGKGRVLGVVIAVFIIGYLQYGLGLINMPSQLFLIIVGALLILSVAIPKLGSMIKRK, encoded by the coding sequence ATGGAACAGAAAAAACAAATCTATCAACCTCGTACGTTGGAAACGCAGTTGCCGTTCTCCTGGAAACGCTTGTTTTTTCAATGGGAATGGATGCTTTTGCTCATTTTAGTAGCAGTTATGCTGTTTGGCAGTTATGTATCGCCATACTTTTTCAATTATCCGAGCTTGCGGGATGGTACGATGGTGTTTTTGGATAAGGCTTTAATCGTTTTCCCTATGGCGATGATTATGATTATGCGGGATATTGATATCTCGGTAGGATCTACAGTCGCATTGTCTTCCGTTGTCATGGCATCTCTTTACACAACTGCTGGATTGCCGATGGAAGTAGCAATCGTGGCTTGTCTTGTGACGGGAGCTGTTTGCGGTTTAATCAATGGCCTGCTAATCGTTAAGTTCAAAGAGCTGTCAGCCGTTATTGTCACGCTTGGCACGATGATCCTATACCGGGGTATTGCTTACATTATATTGGAAGATCAAGCAGCAGGAGGCTTCCCAGAGTGGTTCGGTTTCTTTGGGTGGGGTTATGTATTTGGAATCCCATTTCTGTTAATTGTTTTTGCAGCTTTTGCTATAGTCTTCGGAATTCTTTTGCACCAAACAACTTTTGGCAGAAAGGTGTTTGCTATCGGTAACAACCCGACTGCGAGCCGCTTCTCTGGTGTGCGAGTTGACCGTATAAAAGTAATTGTCTTTATGCTTGCAGGACTATTGGCTGCTATTACAGCGATTTTCCTAACTTCTAGAATGGGCAGTACGAGACCAAATATTGCCACAATGTATGAGCTTGATATTATTGCCATGGCTGCACTTGGAGGTGTGAGCACCGCTGGCGGAAAAGGCCGCGTACTCGGTGTTGTAATAGCTGTTTTCATTATTGGCTATCTGCAATATGGACTTGGTCTGATCAATATGCCGAGCCAGCTGTTTTTAATCATTGTTGGCGCATTGCTCATACTGTCTGTCGCCATTCCAAAGTTAGGCAGCATGATAAAAAGAAAATGA
- a CDS encoding ABC transporter permease, whose product MENKVAHAENTKKNMLTLFYQFRELGLLFFIILLCIGVQMRNPSFLTGENILDLATNTSILVILSLGMMIVLITRGIDLSIGAVIALSGMLTAQLVAANPSINPLLCLLFGTIIGAVCGMVIGLLIARVGLLPIIATLALMNIFRGLTFLVSDGEWVSSYQMSEGFVALAGGSFLGINHLIWVAVVFCLVFFYFLNYTRTGRQIYAVGSNPQSAAVSGIRQGRILLLVYTIMGGLSGLCGVLWVSKFASAQGDTASGYELTVIAACILGGVSIAGGSGKLAGVLLGAILLGILNNALPLLNVSPFWQNGIQGFIILLAVIVNVIVKRRVDRTHLLRRAG is encoded by the coding sequence TTGGAGAACAAAGTGGCACATGCAGAAAATACGAAGAAAAACATGTTGACATTGTTTTATCAGTTTCGTGAGTTAGGTTTGTTATTCTTCATAATTCTTTTATGTATAGGTGTACAGATGCGAAATCCTTCTTTTCTAACGGGCGAAAATATACTTGATCTGGCAACAAACACGTCAATCTTAGTAATCCTCTCCTTAGGAATGATGATTGTCCTCATCACAAGAGGTATTGATTTGTCAATAGGAGCTGTCATAGCGCTGTCAGGTATGCTGACGGCACAGCTTGTCGCAGCCAATCCTTCCATCAATCCGCTTCTGTGTTTATTATTCGGAACGATAATCGGGGCTGTGTGCGGAATGGTCATCGGCTTGCTCATCGCAAGGGTAGGCTTGCTGCCGATAATCGCGACGCTTGCTTTAATGAACATATTCCGCGGTCTAACATTTTTGGTTAGCGATGGAGAGTGGGTAAGTTCTTATCAAATGTCAGAAGGTTTCGTTGCGTTGGCGGGAGGATCTTTCTTAGGAATAAATCATCTGATCTGGGTTGCAGTCGTTTTCTGCCTCGTATTCTTTTATTTCCTGAATTACACACGTACCGGCCGACAAATTTATGCGGTTGGCAGTAATCCGCAATCTGCAGCAGTGAGCGGTATTAGACAAGGGCGTATTTTGTTGCTGGTTTATACAATTATGGGCGGCTTATCCGGCTTATGCGGCGTTTTGTGGGTCTCTAAATTCGCCTCTGCCCAAGGCGATACGGCGTCTGGATATGAACTGACTGTTATTGCTGCTTGTATTCTTGGCGGTGTCAGTATTGCGGGTGGTTCGGGAAAGCTTGCTGGTGTTCTGTTAGGTGCAATCTTACTCGGAATCTTGAATAATGCACTGCCGCTTTTGAATGTATCTCCATTCTGGCAAAACGGTATTCAAGGATTTATTATTTTGCTTGCTGTCATCGTAAATGTCATTGTAAAGCGGCGTGTTGATCGGACACACTTGCTAAGGAGGGCTGGCTGA
- a CDS encoding sugar ABC transporter ATP-binding protein — MLNEFVLEMKGITKAFPGVKALDDMQFQLKKGEIHALMGENGAGKSTFIKIITGVHEPTEGDMYLFGEKISFQNPNEAEKMGIAAIYQHVTSYPDLSVTENIFMNHEIRHRTWKTLNWREMHKQARELLRELGSSIDPKAQMNTLSVAQQQIIEIAKAISTKAKIIIMDEPTAALTARESEELYRITEKLRDEGTSIIFISHRFEDMYRLASRVTVLRDSKYIGTWNVDEISNDKLIVAMVGREINQIFPDKKVTAGDTILEVKNLSKLGDFEDISFSVKKGEILGMTGLVGAGRTEVCQAIFGIKRFEKGEVLLNGNPVKSRNPQEAMQNGIGYLAEDRLEQGLVVDWSIEKNVTLANLSDLSTFTWLHRAKEKEQAKTFGEKVQIKATSIFDTVHSLSGGNQQKVAVAKLLAKDLKVILLDEPTKGVDIGAKAAIYEIVQQLAEEGYAVLFVSSEMPEILGMSDRILVMKEGRIAAEFVNRGVTQEMILEAAMGEEPVQKKSG, encoded by the coding sequence TTGTTAAATGAATTTGTCCTGGAGATGAAAGGCATAACCAAAGCGTTCCCAGGTGTCAAGGCGCTGGATGATATGCAATTTCAGCTGAAAAAAGGGGAAATCCATGCGTTGATGGGGGAGAACGGTGCCGGTAAATCGACCTTTATCAAGATTATTACGGGCGTGCACGAGCCTACTGAAGGAGATATGTACCTTTTCGGTGAAAAGATAAGCTTCCAAAATCCAAATGAAGCAGAAAAGATGGGCATTGCAGCGATTTATCAGCATGTTACTAGTTATCCAGATTTATCTGTCACCGAAAACATATTTATGAATCATGAAATCAGACACCGGACTTGGAAGACGCTGAATTGGAGGGAAATGCATAAACAGGCACGGGAGCTTTTGCGCGAATTGGGCAGCAGTATCGACCCTAAAGCCCAAATGAATACGTTGAGCGTTGCCCAGCAGCAAATTATTGAGATTGCGAAGGCGATTAGTACGAAAGCAAAAATTATTATAATGGATGAACCGACTGCAGCTTTAACCGCAAGAGAAAGTGAAGAGTTGTACCGCATAACCGAAAAATTGCGGGATGAAGGAACGTCTATTATTTTTATTTCTCATCGATTTGAAGATATGTATCGTCTGGCAAGCCGGGTAACTGTACTTCGTGATAGCAAATATATTGGCACTTGGAATGTAGATGAAATTTCGAATGACAAATTGATTGTAGCGATGGTTGGAAGAGAGATTAATCAAATATTTCCTGACAAGAAAGTGACGGCTGGCGATACCATTTTAGAAGTAAAAAACTTATCTAAGCTGGGCGACTTTGAGGATATCAGCTTCTCGGTTAAAAAAGGTGAAATTCTCGGCATGACAGGGCTAGTGGGTGCAGGAAGAACAGAGGTATGTCAGGCTATTTTTGGGATTAAACGTTTTGAGAAAGGTGAAGTCCTGCTTAACGGCAATCCGGTTAAAAGTCGTAATCCACAAGAAGCGATGCAGAATGGAATTGGGTATTTGGCAGAAGACAGGCTGGAACAAGGATTGGTAGTGGATTGGAGTATCGAAAAAAATGTAACACTTGCCAATTTGTCTGATTTGTCAACGTTTACTTGGCTTCATCGTGCAAAGGAAAAAGAGCAGGCGAAAACATTCGGAGAAAAGGTACAGATTAAAGCAACAAGTATTTTTGACACCGTCCATTCCCTTTCTGGCGGTAATCAGCAGAAAGTGGCCGTTGCAAAGCTGCTGGCAAAGGACTTGAAGGTCATTTTATTAGATGAACCGACTAAAGGAGTGGATATCGGAGCGAAGGCGGCAATTTATGAGATTGTCCAGCAGCTTGCAGAAGAAGGCTATGCGGTCTTGTTTGTATCATCAGAAATGCCGGAGATCCTCGGTATGAGTGATCGAATTCTCGTTATGAAGGAAGGCAGGATAGCTGCTGAATTTGTAAATAGGGGAGTAACACAGGAGATGATCCTAGAAGCCGCAATGGGTGAAGAACCAGTGCAGAAGAAGAGCGGCTAA
- a CDS encoding response regulator — protein sequence MEDLRVIIVEDEYRIRQGLERLIASHPHCTVSGVYSNGQEAMDSWKHTKAADVVLTDIKMPVMDGLTLIQSLKSAGYTGDYLVLSGFDDFDYVQQALRNKVSDYLLKPIDREQLQKRLLELYEKKQEKRKQLVTEKQKQEQLHLLRALTGESSLADQQWTEMFPEGMYFTCQLHVLDFYQQKSKRDPVRFHQELSNVIRLLEAELSAHWSEQDFWWWWDQERSFGLLVHSDNPNLSPQFEGIAKTLSHRTFFQLIVSSGQALQELELLPAALETEHIEMKLRPKLAEITSIESYSQSVQDNLSTMRFAFKQLLFDKLDSALTELRKELSSLQQMERTAALLQTTGIEMLHDVSRRLPVTEVNNMLQRLGKLTGRSLPEIEFVQAFESWTKTLAGLCIQSHKQSDQTAVERAKGFIQDHLQDSITIEQVAGHVYMNPTYFCAYFKRHTNETVLHYVTNQRLELAKQLLENTEAKVVEVAEAVGYQDQKYFTKLFKKHTGFAPSEYRRTRR from the coding sequence ATGGAAGATTTACGGGTGATCATTGTGGAAGATGAATACCGTATTCGGCAAGGACTGGAGCGTCTGATTGCCAGCCATCCGCATTGTACGGTAAGCGGGGTATATAGCAACGGACAAGAAGCAATGGATAGCTGGAAACATACGAAAGCAGCGGATGTAGTCCTAACGGATATAAAAATGCCTGTGATGGATGGTTTAACATTGATTCAATCTCTCAAATCAGCAGGTTATACAGGTGATTATCTTGTGTTGAGCGGATTTGATGACTTTGATTATGTCCAACAGGCGCTGCGGAATAAAGTAAGTGACTATTTGCTAAAACCTATCGATCGGGAGCAGCTGCAAAAACGTCTGCTGGAATTGTATGAAAAGAAGCAAGAAAAACGAAAGCAGCTCGTAACCGAGAAGCAAAAGCAGGAACAGCTGCATTTGCTGCGGGCGCTTACGGGCGAAAGCAGTCTTGCAGATCAGCAGTGGACCGAGATGTTTCCGGAAGGTATGTATTTCACTTGTCAGCTGCATGTGCTGGACTTTTATCAGCAAAAATCCAAGCGTGATCCCGTCCGATTCCATCAAGAGCTGAGCAATGTTATTCGCTTACTAGAAGCGGAATTGTCCGCGCACTGGTCAGAACAAGATTTTTGGTGGTGGTGGGATCAGGAACGAAGCTTCGGACTGCTTGTTCACAGTGATAATCCAAATTTGTCTCCCCAATTTGAAGGAATCGCAAAGACACTATCACATCGAACATTTTTTCAGTTGATCGTTTCCTCTGGACAAGCGCTGCAGGAATTGGAGCTGCTGCCTGCTGCTTTGGAAACAGAGCACATCGAGATGAAGCTTCGCCCCAAATTAGCGGAAATCACAAGCATTGAATCATACAGTCAAAGCGTGCAAGATAATTTAAGTACCATGCGCTTTGCTTTCAAACAACTGTTATTTGATAAGCTGGATAGTGCTTTGACAGAATTACGAAAAGAGCTCTCTTCATTGCAGCAAATGGAACGGACGGCAGCGCTGCTTCAAACAACTGGCATTGAGATGCTGCATGATGTCAGCAGACGTCTGCCAGTTACAGAGGTAAATAACATGCTGCAACGTTTAGGCAAACTCACCGGCCGATCACTTCCCGAGATAGAGTTCGTGCAGGCATTTGAAAGCTGGACGAAAACGTTGGCCGGTTTGTGCATACAGTCTCACAAGCAGTCGGACCAAACAGCAGTGGAACGGGCCAAAGGATTCATACAGGATCATTTGCAGGATAGTATAACAATTGAACAAGTAGCTGGGCATGTGTATATGAATCCAACTTATTTTTGTGCTTATTTTAAAAGGCATACGAATGAAACGGTGCTGCACTATGTAACAAATCAACGGCTGGAACTTGCTAAGCAGCTGTTGGAAAATACCGAGGCAAAAGTGGTAGAGGTCGCGGAAGCTGTTGGCTATCAAGATCAGAAATACTTTACAAAACTATTCAAGAAACATACTGGTTTTGCTCCATCCGAATACAGACGTACACGTCGTTAG
- a CDS encoding sensor histidine kinase, which yields MNFKQIFRHLPLMQKLLFSYTLLTIIPVSLLGFFIYAAYMNAAEEQIGALVPQMLEQASQQIDRNVQDVTIMPERLYQSQQTIEILRADAFQSHAESMQQQYEMERYLSNSFLHSSTSDLLGVFVFSKNRIFAATTEDYRGFSKTEAAVYGQSLELEKGSILLLPHETNLVFNNGADYLLIGVPLQDRDNQTYLGTMFLALDVSFVDRITASMKDHRAARIMLVDKMSGRLAYDSSGRDNESVDLNAYPIENGSFLQDGKLIGITPAIQQTYALVYEVPTEILFAKQQHTRTISIVLFLVFICFSLFFYSLAAYNVSQPIKQLMQNMRSVQQGEFQRILPVTKQDEVGRLTESYNIMIEEIRDLIQKNYMIKLKQQEAELYALQTQINPHFIFNTLETINYAVEAGEQEEVMRIITTLGRMLRYSLDNGVKFVSLAEEIGHVKDFLSIQQFRFFDRLTWSTDYPNEAGSLQVPKFILQPIVENSIKYGLEVQTSIHIGIKIQQIEGLLVLTIKDDGPGFDPVVREKLEKELALEPGITSKSAHYGLSNVANRIKMLYGADYGISLENNRHGATVLLYLPFQQV from the coding sequence ATGAATTTTAAACAGATATTCCGTCATTTACCTTTAATGCAAAAGCTGCTGTTCTCTTACACATTGCTGACAATTATCCCAGTTTCCCTGTTAGGCTTCTTTATTTACGCGGCTTATATGAATGCGGCGGAAGAGCAAATCGGCGCATTAGTACCGCAAATGCTCGAACAGGCAAGTCAGCAAATCGATCGTAATGTACAAGATGTCACCATAATGCCGGAAAGGCTATATCAATCACAGCAGACGATTGAGATATTGCGTGCGGATGCATTTCAATCACACGCAGAGTCAATGCAGCAGCAATATGAAATGGAACGCTATTTGTCTAATAGCTTCCTTCACTCCAGCACATCCGATTTACTTGGTGTATTTGTTTTTTCTAAAAATCGGATATTTGCCGCAACAACGGAGGATTATCGCGGTTTTTCTAAAACCGAAGCTGCTGTTTACGGACAAAGCTTGGAGCTGGAAAAAGGCAGCATCCTCTTGCTTCCGCATGAAACGAACCTCGTATTCAACAACGGTGCTGACTATTTATTAATTGGCGTACCACTTCAAGACCGCGACAATCAAACCTATCTTGGGACCATGTTTCTAGCATTAGACGTTTCGTTTGTGGATCGTATTACAGCATCCATGAAAGACCATCGTGCTGCTCGTATTATGCTTGTAGACAAGATGTCAGGAAGACTTGCTTATGATTCTAGCGGCAGGGACAATGAATCAGTCGATCTTAATGCTTATCCGATTGAAAATGGCAGTTTTCTGCAAGACGGGAAGCTTATCGGCATTACACCAGCGATACAGCAGACATATGCATTGGTATATGAAGTGCCGACAGAGATACTATTTGCCAAACAGCAGCATACACGTACGATATCCATTGTTTTATTTCTTGTATTTATTTGCTTTAGTCTCTTTTTCTATAGTCTTGCTGCCTATAATGTTTCCCAACCAATCAAACAGTTGATGCAAAATATGCGCAGCGTGCAGCAAGGTGAGTTTCAAAGAATACTGCCGGTAACGAAGCAGGATGAAGTCGGCAGGCTGACAGAAAGCTATAACATAATGATCGAAGAGATACGAGATCTTATTCAAAAAAACTATATGATTAAATTAAAACAGCAGGAGGCTGAACTATATGCGCTCCAGACACAAATCAATCCGCATTTTATTTTTAATACATTAGAAACAATTAATTACGCGGTAGAAGCAGGAGAGCAGGAGGAAGTGATGCGCATCATTACAACCCTCGGCAGAATGCTGCGCTATTCCTTGGATAATGGTGTTAAATTTGTATCGCTTGCCGAGGAAATTGGACACGTCAAAGACTTTCTCTCTATCCAGCAATTTCGCTTTTTTGACAGACTTACTTGGTCGACAGATTATCCCAACGAAGCAGGGAGCTTACAAGTACCAAAATTCATCCTTCAGCCTATTGTAGAGAACAGCATTAAATATGGCCTTGAAGTCCAAACTTCCATTCATATTGGCATCAAGATTCAGCAGATTGAAGGCTTACTTGTACTGACAATTAAGGATGACGGACCAGGATTTGATCCGGTCGTAAGAGAAAAACTGGAGAAAGAGCTAGCATTAGAGCCCGGCATCACTTCCAAATCAGCACATTATGGTTTAAGCAATGTTGCAAATAGAATTAAAATGCTGTATGGGGCTGACTATGGTATATCGTTGGAAAATAATCGTCATGGAGCGACTGTATTACTTTATTTACCGTTTCAACAAGTTTGA
- a CDS encoding autoinducer 2 ABC transporter substrate-binding protein, giving the protein MRKLLLILLFLLIFVSACNKSSVLYVQNTASSDKQIEPKEQIDIAIVPKVMEIPYFQAVQEGVAEAAKYTGATVHFEGPATANAAQQEKIVHRFISQKVDVLAVSVIDPDRLTPVLEEAKKQGITVLTWDADAHPEARDYFINMVDAEMLGQHLLDSLVKQIGEKGEYVILSGSASSLNQEEWLHWIKQHNRTYYPNLELREVAYTDDNPVTAYQEAKRVITTYPELKGIIGIASLGPPAAASVLKEEGLTDAITVVGLASPRDMNTHLKEGNARTVTLWSPKKLGYLTVMVAKLLRDGTVMDDGMLIDGVGRIQVNGDQIIMDEPIDFTVENVDQYEF; this is encoded by the coding sequence ATGCGCAAGTTACTTCTAATCTTGTTATTCTTGTTGATTTTTGTAAGCGCTTGCAATAAAAGTAGTGTCCTTTATGTCCAAAATACTGCATCTTCTGACAAGCAAATTGAACCTAAAGAGCAAATTGATATTGCGATTGTCCCGAAAGTAATGGAAATACCGTACTTTCAAGCTGTACAAGAGGGGGTAGCAGAGGCAGCAAAATACACTGGAGCAACTGTACATTTTGAGGGTCCGGCAACAGCAAATGCAGCACAGCAAGAAAAAATTGTTCATCGCTTTATCAGCCAAAAAGTAGATGTACTAGCTGTAAGTGTTATTGACCCAGACCGTCTAACGCCAGTTCTTGAAGAAGCTAAAAAGCAAGGCATAACGGTCCTGACATGGGATGCAGATGCGCACCCAGAAGCTAGAGACTATTTTATAAACATGGTAGATGCAGAAATGCTAGGACAGCACTTACTGGATAGTTTAGTAAAACAAATCGGCGAAAAGGGGGAGTATGTCATCCTGTCTGGGTCTGCATCATCGTTGAATCAAGAAGAATGGCTGCATTGGATCAAGCAGCATAATCGCACTTATTATCCGAATTTAGAACTTCGCGAAGTAGCCTATACAGATGACAATCCCGTCACAGCTTATCAAGAAGCAAAACGAGTTATCACGACTTATCCAGAACTGAAAGGCATAATCGGCATTGCCTCGCTTGGCCCGCCAGCAGCGGCATCTGTTTTGAAAGAAGAAGGATTAACAGACGCTATTACTGTTGTAGGTTTGGCCTCACCACGTGACATGAATACGCATTTAAAGGAAGGCAATGCGCGTACTGTTACATTATGGAGCCCAAAGAAATTAGGGTACTTGACGGTTATGGTTGCAAAACTTTTACGTGATGGAACCGTTATGGACGATGGGATGCTGATTGATGGGGTCGGGAGAATACAGGTGAATGGAGATCAAATCATTATGGATGAGCCAATTGATTTCACGGTAGAAAATGTGGATCAATATGAATTTTAA